The proteins below are encoded in one region of Oncorhynchus tshawytscha isolate Ot180627B linkage group LG04, Otsh_v2.0, whole genome shotgun sequence:
- the LOC112249264 gene encoding ATM interactor, producing MAASASGKAYPNDNASTGSQKCTEEPPAPTREIIKPSIMELTKEVRTNILCTVEGCGKILPNTPALNMHLVKSHRVKDGLVNPTIRKDMKGSQKLYCCPIEGCPRGPNRPFSQFSLVKQHFMKMHAEKKHKCSKCNNGYSTEWDLRRHIEDCGRTYRCTCGCPYASRAALLSHIYRTGHEVPTEHRYPPVKKRKMERQISGEEKVKPSEFMCQIIKTDRELSEDSLPADRVCHNNPPKHLQKLLLPKPKVALVNFPVMQLAHLPVLLPSTESGVLRSVVLAVDSQGSFSTLHLMPQSMGAMVPHLDPKTLGFRGSMPASRSSLGPVSMGVQVSLESLGSGDDLGGTRGSNTSTNIQTDISYLSRMPMGVGVGTEMCSVGESSVSSCSQTDISVSAQVLLPVSVETQTFPSKAKATTTIGAQTDTYTLNQLPCPYSSPSQSPYITKQTQTRLILAGSEERAQMDQAIMCSDLFDSYSLSVSTQTALTDRSFRTHGVDDPLSCVGNGLYDDDKSAGGMCFGVQTDDLQSGSVADNQTQTTLALFNDLENILSGHSLSGHQTQMDHSTGCGSGLGSVQEQHTGIDFDFEEFLNAAHIQTQTEESELSGLGADTPLEVLDIQTQTDFLLLEGLGNSEGPGRSQASDLELEMFDTQTQTDLNFLLKAGGHMPLGNILRQSSFSMSTESSDTETQTDLRRPLTPTPNFNTLPSVSQGDQARLLSSTETQTVTDASSEGLGNLFLTSNETQTVMDDFLSADMAWNMESHFSSVETQTCEELFALSAL from the exons ATGGCTGCCTCTGCGTCCGGGAAAGCATACCCAAACGATAACGCTTCCACGGGCAGTCAAAAATGCACCGAAGAGCCCCCTGCACCGACGCGGGAGATTATCAAACCGTCTATCATGGAGCTCACCAAAGAAGTGCGGACCAATATCCTATGCACTGTAGAAGGATGTGGCAAGATTCTACCGAACACGCCAGCCCTGAACATGCATCTCGTGAAGTCCCACAGAGTAAAG GACGGCCTTGTCAACCCCACCATCAGGAAGGACATGAAGGGCTCCCAGAAGCTCTACTGTTGTCCCATAGAGGGCTGTCCACGAGGCCCCAACAGACCCTTCTCCCAGTTTTCCCTGGTTAAACAG CACTTTATGAAGATGCATGCAGAGAAGAAGCACAAGTGTTCCAAGTGCAACAACGGCTACAGCACAGAGTGGGACCTGAGGCGCCACATAGAGGACTGTGGGAGGACCTACCGCTGCACGTGTGGCTGCCCCTACGCCAGCAGAGCAGCGCTACTGTCACATATCTACAGGACCGGCCACGAGGTCCCCACAGAACACCG GTATCCACCAGTGAAAAAGcggaagatggagagacagataaGTGGAGAGGAAAAAGTCAAGCCCAGTGAATTCATGTGTCAGATCataaaaacagacagagaactTTCAGAGGACTCCCTCCCTGCAGACAGGGTCTGCCACAATAACCCCCCTAAACACCTCCAGAAACTCCTCCTACCCAAGCCCAAAGTGGCTCTGGTGAATTTCCCTGTGATGCAGTTGGCCCATCTCcccgtcctcctcccctccacagagagcgGGGTTCTGAGGTCTGTGGTGCTGGCTGTGGACAGCCAGGGCTCCTTCAGCACCCTCCACCTCATGCCCCAGTCCATGGGGGCCATGGTGCCTCACCTAGACCCGAAGACCCTGGGCTTCAGGGGCAGCATGCCTGCCTCCCGCTCCAGTCTGGGGCCTGTCAGCATGGGGGTGCAGGTAAGTCTGGAGTCATTGGGCTCTGGCGATGACCTAGGAGGGACCAGGGGGAGCAATACCTCCACCaacatccagacagacatctcATACTTGTCCAGGATGCctatgggggttggggtggggacGGAGATGTGCTCCGTTGGTGAGTCGTCGGTCTCATCGTGTTCTCAGACAGATATTAGTGTGAGTGCTCAGGTCCTGCTGCCGGTCAGTGTAGAGACCCAGACGTTCCCCTCGAAGGCCAAAGCCACCACCACCATCGGGGCGCAGACAGATACCTACACCCTCAACCAGCTGCCCTGCCCCTATTCCTCCCCATCCCAGTCCCCCTACATTACCAAGCAGACCCAGACCAGACTCATCCTGGCTGGGTCAGAAGAGCGGGCTCAGATGGACCAGGCTATTATGTGCTCAGACCTCTTCGACAGTTACTCCCTCAGTGTCTCAACACAGACGGCACTGACAGACAGAAGCTTTAGAACCCACGGTGTAGACGACCCCCTCTCCTGTGTCGGTAACGGTCTCTATGACGACGACAAGTCAGCAGGAGGCATGTGTTTTGGCGTGCAGACAGACGATCTCCAGTCGGGCAGCGTGGCTGACAACCAAACCCAGACCACCTTGGCTCTGTTCAACGACTTGGAGAATATCTTGTCAGGTCACTCTCTGTCCGGTCACCAGACGCAGATGGATCATTCAACAGGCTGTGGGTCAGGTCTGGGCTCTGTTCAGGAACAGCACACGGGCATCGACTTTGACTTTGAGGAATTCCTGAACGCGGCCCACATCCAGACCCAGACGGAGGAGAGCGAGCTGAGCGGTCTGGGGGCCGACACACCCCTGGAGGTCCTGGATATCCAAACCCAGACAGACTTCCTCCTCCTGGAAGGCCTGGGAAACAGTGAGGGGCCAGGCCGGAGCCAGGCCAGCGACCTGGAACTGGAGATGTTTGACACCCAGACCCAGACGGACCTCAACTTCCTGCTGAAAGCCGGAGGCCACATGCCACTGGGCAACATTCTGCGACAGTCCAGCTTCTCCATGAGCACAGAGTCCTctgacactgagacacagaccGACCTCCGCCGACCGCTGACACCAACACCAAACTTCAACACCCTTCCCTCTGTGTCCCAGGGTGACCAGGCCAGGCTCTTGAGCAGCACGGAGACTCAGACGGTGACCGACGCATCTTCTGAGGGCCTTGGAAACCTCTTCCTGACCAGCAACGAGACCCAGACAGTCATGGACGACTTCCTGTCAGCTGACATGGCCTGGAACATGGAGTCCCACTTCAGCTCGGTGGAAACGCAGACGTGTGAGGAGTTGTTTGCTCTTTCAGCACTCTGA
- the LOC112249265 gene encoding centromere protein N-B — protein sequence MDDSTKRILQRLIRRIPYQMLQKMLGKWAHLSNEDLHSLDFTQPKWVLTEHLLAFCEEKGLTVKHITELEMIYIIENPNQGMWHGFQLLDAEEEAPSIELTQFKEQFKANLTELIRHVSIKIKKHTDEAIWIRVAWGDNFTKPNHLKPTYVVHHLQTPYVFVTGLTSKYKPLLNQALVLATRYGSMKDAHLSGRNLIAIRDLLTRQYQQVFPTKHPKPLQEKNPVPRNPNIENEQAENTENRLQMACEAFGDGTLPQLQKAVYKLETKFRDNSNKTLTGREEPFRGVVEFASTNLLESLRHCVSSGMASTPVTPLLSSITQKGRNYFVITDKGV from the exons ATGGATGACTCTACAAAGCGTATATTACAACGTCTGATACGACGAATCCCTTATCAAATGCTCCAGAAAATGCTTGGCAAGTGGGCTCATCTATCAAATGAGGACCTGCATTCGCTGGACTTCACACAACCAAAATGGGTGTTGACGGAACATCTACTGGCTTTCTGTGAG GAGAAGGGCTTGACAGTGAAACACATCACAGAACTCGAAATGATCT ATATCATTGAGAATCCAAACCAGGGAATGTGGCATGGCTTCCAGCTCCTTGATGCAGAGG AGGAAGCACCATCCATTGAACTGACACAGTTCAAGGAACAGTTCAAGGCCAACCTCACAGAGCTCATCAGGCAT GTGTCtattaaaataaagaaacacaCAGATGAGGCCATATGGATACGTGTTGCCTGGGGGGACAACTTCACAAAGCCTAACCACCTTAAACCCACATATGTTGTCCACCATCTTCAGACCCCTTATGTCTTTGTGACCGGCTTGACTTCAAAGTATAAGCCTCTTTTAAACCAG GCCTTGGTTCTGGCCACCAGATATGGCTCTATGAAGGACGCTCACCTCAGTGGACGGAACCTCATCGCCATCAGAGACCTACTGACGAGGCAGTACCAACAG GTGTTCCCCACCAAACATCCAAAACCTCTTCAGGAAAAGAATCCTGTCCCTAGAA ACCCCAATATAGAGAACGAACAGGCTGAGAATACAGAGAACCGTCTTCAGATGGCCTGTGAGGCCTTTGGCGATGGGACACTACCTCAACTGCAAAAAGCTGTCTACAAG CTGGAGACCAAGTTCCGAGATAACTCTAACAAAACGTTGACAGGCAGAGAAGAGCCCTTCAGAGGAGTGGTGGAGTTTGCCAGCACCAACCTCCTAGAGTCACTCAggcactgtgtgtcctcag GTATGGCGTCAACCCCAGTCACCCCTCTTCTCTCATCCATCACACAGAAAGGGAGAAACTATTTTGTTATCACAGACAAAGGAGTTTAA
- the LOC112249263 gene encoding uncharacterized protein C16orf46 homolog: protein MDKFKEWDQAPVEVAEDRSVAVEYTGWDQSCQLPNRGHVDALLDISDDTSSKEQEPFEFLCLSGWEEAIRGWGRTTPLGCLVQTQRRGKRVKTGDTDHHCHLCVDLVKLSDPPDSESSLTHSPESFWDSTLDPWVKTSPTSLGDFLNRPYSHTSSISSEESPPESFRDLQKATQQLTLRDKMMEDKGEMCEISDSLLGSAPSQGHHHSASECPMTLIINSFAVLPPVKASQPRHPKVTSQLRRVEAGPGRSASDGETAEAGSDGVTPAWGSGGGVESQQSHHLLSAFSIPVPKRCDMPLSTLSDPLPRATYPLDRHLRQDPRTSSAHRLYFGLKTKILKRAEPQLPILFGTRVPIPASAQRLL, encoded by the exons ATGGACAAATTCAAGGAATGGGATCAGGCGCCTGTAGAAGTGGCTGAAGACAGAAGTGTGGCAGTGGAGTACACAGGATGGGACCAGAGCTGCCAACTACCCAACAGGGGCCATGTCGATGCCCTTTTGGATATCAGCGATGATACCTCATCCAAAGAGCAGGAGCCATTtgagtttctctgtctctccggaTGGGAGGAAGCT ATCCGGGGCTGGGGTAGAACTACTCCACTTGGCTGCCTGGTTCAGacccagaggagaggaaagagggtcaAGACTGGAGACACAGACCACCACTGCCACCTGTGTGTGGACCTCGTGAAGCTCTCGGACCCCCCTGACTCTGAATCCAGTTTAACCCACTCCCCTGAGTCCTTCTGGGACTCCACCCTGGACCCATGGGTGAAAACCTCCCCCACAAGCCTGGGAGACTTCCTGAACAGACCCTACAGTCACACCTCTAGCATCTCTTCAGAGGAGTCCCCACCAGAGTCCTTCAGGGACCTTCAGAAAGCCACACAGCAACTGACACTCCGAGACAAGATGATGGAGGACAAGGGTGAGATGTGTGAGATCAGTGACTCACTGCTGGGCTCGGCCCCCTCGCAGGGTCACCACCACTCAGCCTCAGAGTGTCCCATGACGCTGATCATCAACAGCTTCGCCGTCCTACCGCCCGTGAAGGCCTCCCAGCCCAGACACCCTAAGGTCACCAGCCAGCTCCGGAGGGTGGAGGCTGGACCGGGACGCAGCGCCTCAGACGGGGAGACCGCAGAGGCTGGGTCAGACGGTGTCACGCCTGCCTGGGGGAGCGGAGGAGGTGTGGAGAGCCAGCAGAGCCACCACCTGCTGTCTGCATTCAGCATCCCTGTCCCCAAGAGATGTGACATGCCCCTCAGCACACTGTCAGATCCTCTACCCCGCGCCACCTACCCCCTGGACAGACACCTCAGACAGGATCCCCGGACCAGCAGTGCTCATAGACTCTACTTTGGACTGAAGACCAAGATCCTGAAGCGTGCAGAGCCCCAACTGCCCATTCTGTTTGGAACCAGGGTGCCCATCCCAGCCTCTGCACAGAGACTACTCTGA
- the LOC112249591 gene encoding protein phosphatase 1 regulatory subunit 3E, whose amino-acid sequence METEAVRSVVVMLPPKNCLPRNYSCIAGLFGSLTADPRLEDEEGMELNGASEPIDMHHVVDERPRGRESFLKPPQSPNLRRRCKSLPTPIERAKLEISRSRSPCSQKKVRFADSLGLELTSVKHFNDTDMPDVPERIMARFDRGPLHLNPFDKFPRAPTTQSSYMELQFKNPGTLPGFTEKVKELKVLLECAEADEFSLSGVVRVLNMAFEKSVYLRFSINNWITFMDSLTSYVPESSDGVTDKFSFKIITPTTFLESGGTFQFAIRYCVGGDEYWDNNNGFNYKVRRHRFKISPPREWEDGWIHFI is encoded by the coding sequence ATGGAAACCGAGGCTGTGCGCTCTGTCGTGGTCATGCTACCTCCCAAGAACTGCCTCCCGAGGAACTACAGCTGCATAGCCGGGTTGTTCGGGAGCTTGACAGCAGACCCGAGATTAGAAGACGAAGAGGGGATGGAGCTGAACGGAGCAAGCGAGCCCATCGACATGCACCATGTGGTGGATGAGAGACCAAGAGGACGGGAATCCTTCCTCAAACCCCCGCAGAGTCCGAACCTGCGCCGCAGGTGCAAGTCTCTGCCGACCCCCATAGAGAGAGCGAAGCTTGAGATCTCCCGCAGCCGGAGTCCCTGCAGCCAGAAAAAGGTCCGTTTCGCCGACTCTCTGGGTCTGGAGCTCACCTCTGTGAAGCACTTTAATGACACAGACATGCCCGATGTGCCGGAGCGCATAATGGCGAGATTCGACAGGGGTCCCCTCCATCTGAACCCATTTGACAAGTTCCCCAGGGCACCGACCACCCAGTCAAGTTATATGGAGCTGCAATTCAAGAACCCCGGGACCCTACCAGGCTTTACTGAGAAAGTGAAAGAACTTAAAGTGTTGTTGGAGTGTGCTGAAGCCGACGAGTTCAGTCTGTCGGGCGTCGTGCGGGTTTTGAACATGGCTTTCGAGAAAAGTGTCTATTTGAGGTTCTCAATCAACAACTGGATAACCTTCATGGACAGTCTGACATCATATGTCCCCGAATCAAGCGACGGTGTGACAGACAAATTCTCCTTTAAGATAATCACACCAACGACGTTTCTGGAGAGCGGAGGCACATTCCAGTTTGCCATTAGATACTGCGTTGGTGGAGATGAGTATTGGGACAATAATAACGGGTTCAACTACAAAGTGCGACGCCACAGGTTTAAGATTTCCCCACCCCGTGAGTGGGAGGATGGCTGGATTCACTTCATCTAA